DNA from Amycolatopsis sp. DSM 110486:
CACCAGCTCCGCCGAAGTGCGCAAGGTCGTCGCCGCGACGATGAGCGACCACGTCGGGCACCCCGACGGCGTGTGCGCCCACGTGGACGAGCGGGCGCCGGAACTCAAGCGCTACAAGACGATCGCCTCGAGCCTGGTCGACCTGACCAGCGGCGAGTACCGCGTGGCGATCGGCAACCCCTGTGAGAACGACTACGAACTGCTGCCCTGGCAGCTCTACGACGGCCCCGGAGGTCACTGATGACCGGACCCGTGCTCGCCAGCCTGCGCGGTGTGAACAAGAGCTACGGCGAGGTGCAGGTGCTGTACGACGTCGACCTCGACATCCACCAGGGCGAGGTCGTGGTGATCCTCGGCCCGTCCGGGTCGGGCAAGTCGACGCTGTGCCGCTGCATCAACCGCCTGGAAAAGATCAACTCCGGCACCATCACGCTCGACGGCAAGCCGCTGCCCGCCGAGGGCCGCGACCTGGCGCGCCTGCGGGCCGACGTCGGCATGGTCTTCCAGTCGTTCAACCTCTTCGCGCACCGCAGCGTGCTCGAGAACGTGACGCTCGGGCCCATCCGCGTCCGCGGGATTCCCAAGCGTGAGGCCGAAGCGACCGCACGACGGCTGCTCGACCGAGTCGGGGTGGCCGACCAGGCCGACAAACTGCCCGCCGAGCTCTCCGGCGGCCAGCAGCAGCGCGTGGCCATCGCCAGGGCGCTCGCGATGAACCCCAAGATCGTGCTGTTCGACGAACCGACCAGCGCGCTCGACCCGGAAATGGTGAGCGAGGTCCTCGACGTGATGACCTCACTCGCCGCGGAGGGAACCACGATGGTCGTGGTCACGCACGAGATGGGCTTCGCCCGCCGCGCCGCCCACCGCGTGGTCTTCATGAGCGAAGGCCGCATCGCCGAACAAGGCACCCCCGAAGAGTTCTTCGACCGCACCGGCACCGCCCGGGCGCGGGACTTCCTGTCCAAAGTCCTCCAGCACTAGTCACTCCAGCACTAGTCCCTCCAGCACTGAATTCCGCACCGTAACAAGGAGAAAGCAATGAAGCTGACCAGAATGACCGCCGCCGTCGGCGCGGTGGTCGTCGCGGGCGCGCTGCTCGCCGCGTGCGGCAGCGCCCCGGCCACGGCCCCCGGCGGCGCCGCCCCGAAGCCGGCCGCCGCCGACGTCGCCAAGATGATCAGCCAGGACGACGCCGTCGCGGGTGCGCCGGTGGGCCAGAACCTGCCGCACTCGCCGATGCTGGACAAGATCCGCCAGCGCGGCGAGCTGGTCTGGGCCGGCAGCCGCAACACGCTGGGCTTCTCGCAGCTCGACCCGGCCACCGGCAAGATCTCCGGCTTCGACGCCGGGATCGCCGACCTGCTCGCGAAGTACCTGCTGGGCAAGCCTTCGGCGAAGATGCAGAGCGGTGGCTCCGACACCCGTGAGGGCCTGCTCGGCAACCACACGATCGACGTCGCGATCCAGACGTACACGATGACGCCCGAGCGCGCCAAGCTGGTGAACTTCTCCGGCCCGTACTACATGGCCGCCAGCGGCATCATCGTGAAGTCCACGGACACCACGATCAAGACCGCCAAGGACCTCGCCGGCAAGAAGGTGGCCACCGAGTCCGGCGCGGCGAAGACCGCTCTGGTCACCGAGGTGCCGACCGCGCAGCCGGTGCTGTTCGACACCACCGCGCAGTGCATCGCCGCGGTGGAGCAGGGCCGCGCCGACGCCGTGACGCTGAACAACGCTTCGCTGCTCGGCGCGATCCAGACGCGCTCGGACGTGAAGCTGCTCGACGCGACGTTCGGCTCCAACCCGTTCGGCATCGGCGAGCCCAAGGACGACCCGGTGTTCAAGCAGGTCGTCGATGAGTTCCTGCAGAAGATCGAGGCCGACGGCACCTGGACCAAGCTCTGGCAGGGCACCGTCGGCAAGCTGCTGAAGACCCCGCCGCCCACCCCGCCGAAGCTCGGCTCCGTCCCCGGCGTCTGACCCGAACCCCGAAATCGGAGACCCCATGTCCGTGCTCTTCGCGCACCTCGGTGAGCTGCTGACCGGTCTGCTGACGACCCTCGAGCTGGCCGCGATCGCGTTTCCGCTGGCGCTGGTGATCGGCACCCTGCTGGGTGTCTGCCGCGTCAGCCCGATCGGGCCGCTGCGGGCGGCCGCCGGGTTCTACGTGCACTGCCTGCGCAACTCGCCGATGCTGCTGGTGATGGTCATGGTGGTCTTCGGCCTGCCCTACCTCGGCGCGACCGTCCCGCTGTTCGGGTCGGTCGTGCTGGGGCTGGGGTTGTACTTCGGCGCCTACATCTGCGAAACGGTGCGCTCCGGCATTGCCGGAGTGCCGCTCGGCCAGATCGAGGCGGCGCGTGCCATCGGCCTCACGTTTTCCGGCGTCCTGCGGCAGGTCGTGCTGCCGCAGGCGTTCCGGTCGATGGTGCAGCCACTGGGAAACATCCTGATCAACGTGTGCCTCGGTTCGGCACTCGGCGCGGCGGTCGGCGTGCAGGAGCTCACCGGTTCGGCGCGTCAGTTCAACCTCGACTTCGCCCAGCCGATCCCGACCTTCATCGCCGCGGTCATCGGCTACCTCCTGATCACCCTGACGATCGGCCAGCTGACCGGCGTCGTCGAACGGAAGGTTCGCATCCGACGATGAAGTCGCGCTCCCCCGCCCTTTTCGACGAACTCGGGCCCCGAGGCCAGAAGCGGCTGAAGATCGCCACCGTCGTGGCCGTCATCGCGCTGATCGGTGCCGTCGGCGGCGCCATCGCCCAGCTCGCCCACGTGCAGCAGCTCACCGCGCGCCTGTGGGAGCCGCTCATCGAGTGGTCGAACATCCGCTACCTGCTGCAGGGCCTGCTGACCACGTTGGAGGTCGGCCTCACCGGCGCCGCGATCTCCCTGGTGTTCGGCACGCTGATGGGCCTCGGCCGGCTGTCCACGCACAAGTGGGTCTCGATCCCGTGCGCCGGGCTGATCGAGCTCTTCCGTGCGATCCCGCTGATCCTGCTCGTGTACTTCTTCCTCATCGGCCTGCCCATGTTCGGCTGGAACCTCCCGCCGTTCTGGGTGCTGACCATCCCGATCGTGCTGCACGCCGGGGCGGTCTTCGCCGAGATCGTCCGCGCCGGCGTCAACTCGCTGGACCGCGGTCAGTTCGACGCCGCCGCGGCGATCGGCCTGCGCCGCGGGCAGACGATGGTTCTCGTCGTACTGCCCCAGGTGTTCCGGGCGCTGCGGCCGGCGCTCGTCACACAGGTGATCCGCACGCTGAAGGAATCCAGCCTCGGCTACGTCGTCGGCTACCCGGAGCTGCTGCGCGACGGGCAGGTGATCGGCGAGTTCAACGCCAACTTCGTGCAGACGTACGCGTTCACCGCGGTCATCTACATCGTCATCAACTTCGGGCTCTCCCGCGTCGCCGAGCTGCTCGACCGGCCCAAGAAGGTCCGGCGCCGCCCGGACCGGCCGGCGCCAGAGCCCGACCCCGAACCGGCGGCCTCGCAGCCGGCCGGAACCCTCGTCTGATTTTTTCGAAGCGGAGAGAAATGTCCATCACCGGCGAAGAGATCGAACGCGCCGAAGCCGCACTGGCCCACAATTACCACCCGCTGCCCGTGGTGCTCACGGAAGGCAAGGGCGCGTGGGTGACCGACGTCGAAGGCCGGCGCTACCTCGACCTGCTCGCGGGCTACAGCGCCCTCAACTTCGGCCACGGTGACGACGAGCTGCTGGCCGTCGCCCACGCCCAGCTCGACCGGCTGACCCTGACCAGCCGCGCGTTCCACCACAACCAGCTGGGCACCTTTGCCTCCGAGCTCGCCGAGCTGTGCGGCATGGAGATGGTGCTGCCGATGAACACCGGCGCCGAGGCCGTGGAGACGGCCATCAAGACGGCGCGCAAGTGGGGCTATCGCGTGAAGGGCGTGCCCGCCGGGCGCGCGAAGATCGTGGTGGCGGGCGGCAACTTCCACGGCCGCACGGTGACCATCGTCGGGTTCTCCGACGACCCCGAGGCCACCGCCGACCACGGGCCGTTCACGCCGGGGTTCGTGACCGTGCCGTTCGGCGACGCGGAGGCGTTGCGGGCCGCGGTGGACGAGGACACGGTGGCGGTGCTCATCGAGCCGATCCAGGGTGAGGGCGGTGTGGTGCTGCCGCCTTCGGGGTATCTGCGTGAGGTTCGCGCCATTTGCTCTGCCGCTCAGGTGCTGTTCGTCGCCGACGAGATCCAGTCGGGCCTCGGGCGGACCGGGCGGACGTTCGCGTGTGACCACGAGGACGTCGTGCCCGACATGTACGTGCTGGGCAAGGCGCTGGGCGGCGGCATCATGCCGGTGTCGGCCGTGGTGTCCAGCCGTGACGTGCTGGGCGTGTTCCGGCCGGGCGAGCACGGCAGCACGTTCGGCGGCAACCCGCTCGCGTGCGCTGTCGGGACGGCGGTGGTGCGGAAGCTCAAGACCGGTGAGCCGCAGCGCCGGGCCGACGAGCTGGGCCGGGTCTTCGCTTCCGCCTTGGCCGAGTTGCCTTCGTCGGCTGTCGACGCGGTGCGGGTGCGTGGCCTGTGGGCCGGCATCGACGTGCGCGACCGCACGGGCCGTGACGTCTGCGAAGGCCTGCTTCGCCGTGGCGTGCTGGCGAAGGACGCGCACGGCAGCACGATCCGGCTGGCGCCGCCGCTCGTGGTGTCCGAAGAGGACCTGCGCTGGGGCGTTTCGCAGCTGGCAGCTGAACTTTCCTGACCCATCCCCCTGTGCCCGTCGCACCCTCTTCCGGGTGCGGCGGGCACAGTCATGTCCGCTTCGCATTTACATACAGACTGTACGTATGTATCTTGGTCGCATGACTTCCTCACTCGGACAGGACCACCGCATCCGCCTGCCGCAGGGCGAGGTGCGCTACTACGAACGCGGTGCCGGTCAACCGGTCGTCTTCGTGCACGGGGTGCTCACCAACGCGCTACTGTGGCGCAAGGTCGTGCCCGCCGTCGCGGAGGCCGGATTCCGTTGCCTGGCCCCGGATTTGCCGATGGGCGCCCACGAGATCCCGATGCGCGCCGACGCCGACCTGAGCGCCCCGGGCATGGCGACCCTGCTCGGCGATTTCCTCGAGACCCTCGACCTGCACGACGTCACGCTCGTCGCCAACGACACCGGCGGCGCGGTGACGCAGATCCTGCTTTCTCGCTACCCGTCGCGCGTCGCGCGGGTGGTGCTGACGCCGTCGGACAGCTTCGAGTACTTCTTCCCGCCGATCTTCAAACCGTTGCCGGTGGTGGCGAAGGTGCCGGGTTCGATGGCGGTGCTGGGGCAGCTGTTGCGGATTCGGGCGTTGTGGCCG
Protein-coding regions in this window:
- the rocD gene encoding ornithine--oxo-acid transaminase; this translates as MSITGEEIERAEAALAHNYHPLPVVLTEGKGAWVTDVEGRRYLDLLAGYSALNFGHGDDELLAVAHAQLDRLTLTSRAFHHNQLGTFASELAELCGMEMVLPMNTGAEAVETAIKTARKWGYRVKGVPAGRAKIVVAGGNFHGRTVTIVGFSDDPEATADHGPFTPGFVTVPFGDAEALRAAVDEDTVAVLIEPIQGEGGVVLPPSGYLREVRAICSAAQVLFVADEIQSGLGRTGRTFACDHEDVVPDMYVLGKALGGGIMPVSAVVSSRDVLGVFRPGEHGSTFGGNPLACAVGTAVVRKLKTGEPQRRADELGRVFASALAELPSSAVDAVRVRGLWAGIDVRDRTGRDVCEGLLRRGVLAKDAHGSTIRLAPPLVVSEEDLRWGVSQLAAELS
- a CDS encoding amino acid ABC transporter permease encodes the protein MKSRSPALFDELGPRGQKRLKIATVVAVIALIGAVGGAIAQLAHVQQLTARLWEPLIEWSNIRYLLQGLLTTLEVGLTGAAISLVFGTLMGLGRLSTHKWVSIPCAGLIELFRAIPLILLVYFFLIGLPMFGWNLPPFWVLTIPIVLHAGAVFAEIVRAGVNSLDRGQFDAAAAIGLRRGQTMVLVVLPQVFRALRPALVTQVIRTLKESSLGYVVGYPELLRDGQVIGEFNANFVQTYAFTAVIYIVINFGLSRVAELLDRPKKVRRRPDRPAPEPDPEPAASQPAGTLV
- a CDS encoding transporter substrate-binding domain-containing protein is translated as MKLTRMTAAVGAVVVAGALLAACGSAPATAPGGAAPKPAAADVAKMISQDDAVAGAPVGQNLPHSPMLDKIRQRGELVWAGSRNTLGFSQLDPATGKISGFDAGIADLLAKYLLGKPSAKMQSGGSDTREGLLGNHTIDVAIQTYTMTPERAKLVNFSGPYYMAASGIIVKSTDTTIKTAKDLAGKKVATESGAAKTALVTEVPTAQPVLFDTTAQCIAAVEQGRADAVTLNNASLLGAIQTRSDVKLLDATFGSNPFGIGEPKDDPVFKQVVDEFLQKIEADGTWTKLWQGTVGKLLKTPPPTPPKLGSVPGV
- a CDS encoding amino acid ABC transporter permease; protein product: MSVLFAHLGELLTGLLTTLELAAIAFPLALVIGTLLGVCRVSPIGPLRAAAGFYVHCLRNSPMLLVMVMVVFGLPYLGATVPLFGSVVLGLGLYFGAYICETVRSGIAGVPLGQIEAARAIGLTFSGVLRQVVLPQAFRSMVQPLGNILINVCLGSALGAAVGVQELTGSARQFNLDFAQPIPTFIAAVIGYLLITLTIGQLTGVVERKVRIRR
- a CDS encoding amino acid ABC transporter ATP-binding protein translates to MTGPVLASLRGVNKSYGEVQVLYDVDLDIHQGEVVVILGPSGSGKSTLCRCINRLEKINSGTITLDGKPLPAEGRDLARLRADVGMVFQSFNLFAHRSVLENVTLGPIRVRGIPKREAEATARRLLDRVGVADQADKLPAELSGGQQQRVAIARALAMNPKIVLFDEPTSALDPEMVSEVLDVMTSLAAEGTTMVVVTHEMGFARRAAHRVVFMSEGRIAEQGTPEEFFDRTGTARARDFLSKVLQH
- a CDS encoding alpha/beta fold hydrolase, translating into MTSSLGQDHRIRLPQGEVRYYERGAGQPVVFVHGVLTNALLWRKVVPAVAEAGFRCLAPDLPMGAHEIPMRADADLSAPGMATLLGDFLETLDLHDVTLVANDTGGAVTQILLSRYPSRVARVVLTPSDSFEYFFPPIFKPLPVVAKVPGSMAVLGQLLRIRALWPLPLLFGWVTKKPLPSSVAESYLLRLRGSSGVRRDLRKLLRSVHPRHTLAAAEKLRSFSPPVLLAWASEDKLFPVRFAYRLAELLPDARVVEIADSYTFVPEDQPDVLAGHIVEFASVMAD